From Halorubrum salinarum, one genomic window encodes:
- a CDS encoding tyrosine-type recombinase/integrase: MAPPVDGPQPGEMTGDTPLDKPLPDFLDAKAKTIEETDSPDDEIHRSGNYVQALERVVPDWIEWMDRRGVTTLEALDSRHLARYAGHLTRRVNARRANGDAEGITPATAWNYYSLVSAYLHYCQQWEYIAENPADTDRAKDEMPDRPTTDSGQQQFWSQQQRETIVSYVDERAHDAIDADPRNREALTAARDRALVYVLGFSGVRGAEVLAASRDDRRTGITWADIDTDQEILTVLGKSQKVEKAPLTDRPVGALSRWQTLLDPPADTWPVFPSFHLASLREAAQSQLQDRGVDPVTIDTVTGLSTADLVDVFRERDLTPPALTTEGGRYTLKKLSQEAAVDCSADSKDYLTLHGARRGVGEAYYDEAGFSDAQRVLRHEDPSTTSKMYAHKEASELSDVGSDIFSSEE, translated from the coding sequence ATGGCACCGCCAGTTGATGGCCCGCAACCCGGGGAAATGACCGGCGATACACCACTCGACAAGCCACTGCCTGATTTCCTCGATGCTAAGGCGAAGACGATCGAAGAGACAGATTCGCCTGACGACGAGATCCACCGCTCAGGGAACTACGTTCAAGCGCTCGAACGCGTCGTCCCGGACTGGATTGAGTGGATGGACCGTCGCGGGGTGACCACTCTGGAAGCGCTCGATAGTCGGCATCTCGCCCGATACGCTGGCCATCTTACCCGGCGCGTGAATGCTCGACGGGCGAACGGTGATGCCGAGGGGATCACACCCGCTACCGCGTGGAACTACTACTCGCTCGTCTCTGCGTACCTCCATTATTGCCAGCAGTGGGAGTACATCGCAGAGAATCCGGCAGACACCGACCGGGCGAAAGACGAAATGCCTGACCGGCCCACGACGGATTCTGGGCAACAACAGTTCTGGTCTCAGCAACAGCGTGAGACCATTGTCTCGTACGTCGACGAACGAGCACACGACGCCATTGATGCGGATCCCCGGAATCGAGAGGCACTCACAGCCGCTCGTGACCGGGCGCTTGTCTACGTGCTTGGATTTTCAGGTGTCCGTGGCGCTGAGGTTCTGGCTGCTAGTCGCGATGACCGGCGGACTGGGATTACGTGGGCAGACATCGATACTGACCAGGAAATCCTGACAGTGCTTGGAAAAAGCCAGAAAGTCGAGAAAGCACCGTTGACTGACCGTCCTGTCGGGGCTCTCAGCCGCTGGCAGACGCTCTTAGACCCGCCTGCCGATACGTGGCCCGTGTTCCCTTCGTTCCATCTCGCCTCATTGCGAGAGGCCGCACAAAGCCAGCTTCAGGATCGCGGAGTCGATCCTGTGACGATTGATACAGTCACCGGCCTCAGCACAGCTGATCTCGTCGATGTCTTCCGCGAGCGAGACCTTACGCCACCGGCGCTAACCACTGAGGGCGGCCGGTACACGCTCAAGAAGCTCTCTCAAGAAGCTGCTGTGGATTGTTCAGCCGATTCAAAGGATTATCTGACGCTCCATGGCGCCCGCCGCGGTGTTGGGGAGGCATACTACGACGAGGCAGGATTCAGTGACGCACAACGCGTCCTCCGCCACGAGGATCCGTCAACGACGTCGAAGATGTACGCCCACAAGGAAGCCAGTGAACTGTCCGACGTCGGCAGCGATATCTTTTCATCAGAAGAGTAG
- a CDS encoding ParA family protein yields MLSYTVYSEAGGVGKTSLTANIACAHARAGLDVLVIPLDPQDGNLSRLFDVDDDRSDSSADSLVRHLVDNPGGDFNDLIRTAEGIDIIPEHNTLSDLSDHLVREKSRAEDFGDAYNIYAQLRRVLAENDIPDRYDVLICDPPATESDHLYNAIYATRNLLIPFEPSAKGEASVEGLEELATNFANELNIDVGVLGAVPIEFKGTKDQNEIVEEVPFEVPEVIGDRTSMMEGCWRHQCSAFEFVRTHRSRRRDYEVETLAKFDQIARFLETQGGITAPSPPEPGALDDPEEVTV; encoded by the coding sequence ATGCTCTCGTACACGGTCTACAGCGAGGCTGGCGGCGTTGGCAAAACGTCGTTGACAGCGAACATCGCGTGTGCGCATGCCCGGGCTGGACTGGATGTACTCGTGATCCCGCTTGACCCGCAAGACGGGAATCTGAGTCGGCTCTTTGATGTCGACGACGATCGGAGTGATTCGTCCGCCGACAGTCTTGTCCGTCATCTCGTCGATAATCCAGGTGGCGATTTCAACGATCTAATTCGAACAGCAGAGGGTATCGATATTATTCCGGAGCACAATACGCTCTCAGACCTCTCGGACCACCTGGTACGCGAGAAGAGCCGCGCAGAGGACTTTGGCGATGCGTACAACATCTACGCGCAGCTCCGGCGTGTGCTGGCTGAAAACGATATCCCTGACCGATATGACGTTCTCATCTGTGACCCGCCAGCAACAGAGTCGGATCACCTCTATAACGCGATATACGCGACGCGAAACCTCCTCATTCCCTTCGAGCCGTCGGCGAAGGGAGAAGCATCTGTTGAGGGCTTAGAAGAGCTAGCGACGAACTTCGCGAATGAATTGAATATTGACGTCGGCGTCCTCGGTGCGGTCCCGATTGAGTTCAAGGGGACGAAAGACCAGAATGAGATCGTCGAAGAGGTGCCGTTCGAGGTGCCTGAGGTTATCGGCGATCGGACATCGATGATGGAGGGCTGTTGGCGACACCAGTGTAGTGCGTTCGAATTCGTACGAACGCACCGGAGTCGGCGTCGAGATTACGAGGTTGAGACACTGGCCAAGTTCGACCAAATTGCTCGGTTCCTTGAGACGCAGGGCGGAATTACTGCGCCGTCGCCGCCTGAACCAGGCGCATTGGATGATCCTGAGGAGGTGACTGTCTGA